From the genome of Miscanthus floridulus cultivar M001 chromosome 10, ASM1932011v1, whole genome shotgun sequence, one region includes:
- the LOC136486197 gene encoding uncharacterized protein: MMGWGDSAVAPLLEKTSAAVEQQSSSSSVAAEAEGEYDYVDGCPGCAVDRHKAANPGIPYASLIYVWTVTLCTNHEQLDFVPVGEPEYDKVIEEYEEELFAQEGAQEPVGTDFADPAPTQGDA; this comes from the exons ATGATGGGTTGGGGAGACTCGGCGGTGGCGCCGTTGCTGGAGAAGAcgtcggcggcggtggagcagcagtcgtcatcgtcgtcggtgGCCGCGGAGGCGGAGGGCGAGTACGACTACGTGGACGGGTGCCCTGGGTGCGCCGTGGACCGTCACAAGGCGGCCAACCCGGGCATCCCCTACGCCAGCTTAATCTACGTCTGGACCGTCACCCTCTGCACAA atcacgaacagttagacttcgtacccgtcggtgagccagagtacgacaaggtgatcgaggagtacgaagaggagctcttcgcacaggagggagcccaggagcctgttggtactgactttgcggACCCggcacctacccaag gtgatgcttga